In the Malus domestica chromosome 16, GDT2T_hap1 genome, one interval contains:
- the LOC103403928 gene encoding uncharacterized protein isoform X2, with protein MSTKQSLSPKPRNALAAMKSALSSSPSTTTTSSSVKSSTTTAMDDDRSENRDSCYYPGCRKDANCNCEMCLASINATLDLMPFSIQKTSLTKFSSSRPKNKPSVKRTPISFDASILSTPTSGSPPIPMSPELKPAARLKSKEKIKKRERKRGFGCEIWRLILGLSLVYVARCGFSNMVSGALKPILSPEIVRNVGEKSWVMDDLNGRLGFLQKEMQGLVPGRVSNCSYPNSIWDISQDGLLLSSHCTLYKSAIEEVRIWGWPLQTAGLLTSGFSSRSFTILSGKVTEWSDGKVGGYVIREPNTSWVQRTWGASAVKLDPNTWILEYRWSTTFDNQRLVSAAIAFFKNMISRKLGKMQQKFWILATFGNNQYLESSANYNIKIPT; from the exons ATGTCAACGAAACAAAGCCTTTCTCCTAAACCCCGAAACGCTCTAGCAGCCATGAAATCCGCCCTCTCATCGTCCCCGTCGACGACAACGACATCATCCTCAGTGAAATCGAGCACCACCACCGCCATGGATGACGACAGATCTGAAAACCGCGACAGCTGCTACTACCCAGGATGCCGAAAAGATGCCAACTGCAACTGCGAAATGTGCTTGGCCAGCATCAATGCCACTCTCGATCTCATGCCTTTCAGCATCCAAAAAACCTCGCTCACCAAGTTCTCATCTTCAAGGCCCAAGAACAAGCCAAGTGTCAAACGCACTCCCATCTCTTTCGATGCTTCGATTTTGTCTACACCCACTTCGGGCTCTCCTCCGATTCCTATGTCTCCGGAGCTTAAACCGGCTGCAAGATTGAAATCGAAGGAGAAGATtaagaagagggagagaaaaagGGGTTTTGGGTGTGAAATTTGGAGATTGATTTTGGGTTTAAGCTTGGTTTATGTGGCGAGGTGCGGGTTTTCTAATATGGTTTCGGGGGCTTTAAAACCTATTCTCTCGCCGGAGATTGTGAGAAATGTTGGTGAAAAATCTTGGGttatggatgatttgaatggcAGGCTGGGGTTCTTGCAGAAAGAGATGCAGGGTCTTGTTCCGGGCAGGGTTTCGAATTGCAGCTATCCTAATTCTATTTGGGATATTAGTCAG GATGGTTTGCTTCTGAGCTCACATTGCACGTTGTACAAATCTGCCATCGAGGAGGTGAGAATATGGGGATGGCCTTTGCAGACAGCTGGGTTGCTCACGAGTGGGTTTTCTTCCCGGTCTTTCACAATCTTATCCGGCAAAGTCACGGAG TGGTCGGATGGAAAGGTTGGCGGCTATGTGATTCGGGAGCCAAACACTTCGTGGGTGCAGAGAACTTGGGGTGCCTCAGCTGTGAAGCTAGATCCGAATACATGGATTCTTGAGTATCGGTGGAGCACGACATTTGATAACCAAAGATTGGTTTCAGCAGCAATAGCCTTCTTTAAGAATATGATCTCCAGGAAGCTTGGAAAGATGCAGCAGAAGTTTTGGATCTTAGCTACTTTTGGCAACAACCAGTACCTTGAAAGTTCTGCAAACTACAACATCAAAATCCCAACCTAA
- the LOC103403930 gene encoding uncharacterized protein, which produces MGEALFELEQHLRYKQVKLTPEEIKLLFTCKSKGVREFTFGGLAAATVAWTASKKLNKFVRLNLSGGAAAIFGLWSFSRSLNSCVDHILSQDGSRLQAELATIMVKKYQNDPSMMRLISKQFYSEKVFDDANSDQPTLRWRYRNYFSDNITHGRRTDYSDSQGGSEQASHGDHQSASDSDSRNTQNDSDIKRFAPKQVPMNTNVDSMVDPFDCVFGNATSEEILLPSTSSTDSPPKVHTHKHRRSHRRRRMHHEEEVPKMQHM; this is translated from the exons ATGGGAGAAGCTTTGTTCGAGCTGGAGCAACATCTCAGGTACAAACAG GTCAAATTGACGCCTGAAGAAATTAAGCTTCTTTTTACGTGCAAGTCCAAAGGTGTCAGGGAGTTTACGTTCGGAGGTCTTGCTGCTGCTACTGTTGCCTGGACAG CATCAAAGAAGCTAAATAAGTTTGTTCGACTTAACCTTTCAGGAG GAGCTGCTGCTATATTTGGACTATGGAGCTTCTCGAGGTCTTTAAACTCATGTGTTGACCATATTCTTTCTCAGGATGGAAGTCGTTTGCAGGCAGAGTTAGCAACTAT AATGGTGAAAAAGTATCAGAATGATCCTTCTATGATGCGGCTTATCTCTAAACAGTTCTACTCTGAGAAAGTTTTTGATGATGCGAACTCAGATCAGCCAACATTGAGGTGGCGTTATCGGAATTATTTTAGTGATAACATTACCCATGGTCGAAGAACAGATTACAGCGATTCTCAAGGTGGTTCAGAACAGGCTTCCCATGGTGACCATCAGAGTGCTTCTGACAGTGATTCCCGGAACACCCAGAATGACTCTGACATAAAACGTTTTGCTCCTAAACAAGTTCCT ATGAACACTAATGTTGATTCAATGGTCGACCCTTTTGATTGCGTGTTTGGTAATGCAACAAGTGAGGAGATTCTTCTTCCGAGTACCTCTAGCACTGACAGTCCCCCAAAAGTACATACTCATAAACATAGAAGATCTCACCGTAGGCGTCGTATGCACCACGAGGAAGAAGTACCAAAAATGCAACACATGTAA
- the LOC103403925 gene encoding uncharacterized protein codes for MGSINGGRMITTSSSSIVERSHEHDRLREGVSMVLSQWNGLEMAVQNQWGGWDSTHKAQQLSADILSWFSQSKAPRYVEDLENLLHERMLLSFNTDIEDGSIEEVAEQLMIVRDEYLHGNH; via the exons ATGGGATCCATCAACGGTGGACGTATGATAAcaacttcatcatcatctatcGTAGAAAGGTCCCATGAACATGATCGTTTGCGAGAAGGCGTGTCGATGGTTTTGTCACAATGGAATGGCCTAGAAATGGCCGTCCAGAACCAATGGGGTGGCTGGGACTCCACCCACAAAGCTCAACAACTCTCTGCCGATATTCTCTCTTGGTTCTCTCAATCTAAag CGCCACGGTACGTGGAAGATTTAGAAAATTTGCTCCACGAACGTATGCTTCTCTCTTTCAACACAGATATTGAGGATGGAAGCATCGAGGAG GTGGCAGAACAATTGATGATTGTACGTGACGAATACTTGCATGGAAACCATTAG
- the LOC103403928 gene encoding uncharacterized protein isoform X1 — translation MSTKQSLSPKPRNALAAMKSALSSSPSTTTTSSSVKSSTTTAMDDDRSENRDSCYYPGCRKDANCNCEMCLASINATLDLMPFSIQKTSLTKFSSSRPKNKPSVKRTPISFDASILSTPTSGSPPIPMSPELKPAARLKSKEKIKKRERKRGFGCEIWRLILGLSLVYVARCGFSNMVSGALKPILSPEIVRNVGEKSWVMDDLNGRLGFLQKEMQGLVPGRVSNCSYPNSIWDISQDGLLLSSHCTLYKSAIEEVRIWGWPLQTAGLLTSGFSSRSFTILSGKVTEVKLKTFEWSDGKVGGYVIREPNTSWVQRTWGASAVKLDPNTWILEYRWSTTFDNQRLVSAAIAFFKNMISRKLGKMQQKFWILATFGNNQYLESSANYNIKIPT, via the exons ATGTCAACGAAACAAAGCCTTTCTCCTAAACCCCGAAACGCTCTAGCAGCCATGAAATCCGCCCTCTCATCGTCCCCGTCGACGACAACGACATCATCCTCAGTGAAATCGAGCACCACCACCGCCATGGATGACGACAGATCTGAAAACCGCGACAGCTGCTACTACCCAGGATGCCGAAAAGATGCCAACTGCAACTGCGAAATGTGCTTGGCCAGCATCAATGCCACTCTCGATCTCATGCCTTTCAGCATCCAAAAAACCTCGCTCACCAAGTTCTCATCTTCAAGGCCCAAGAACAAGCCAAGTGTCAAACGCACTCCCATCTCTTTCGATGCTTCGATTTTGTCTACACCCACTTCGGGCTCTCCTCCGATTCCTATGTCTCCGGAGCTTAAACCGGCTGCAAGATTGAAATCGAAGGAGAAGATtaagaagagggagagaaaaagGGGTTTTGGGTGTGAAATTTGGAGATTGATTTTGGGTTTAAGCTTGGTTTATGTGGCGAGGTGCGGGTTTTCTAATATGGTTTCGGGGGCTTTAAAACCTATTCTCTCGCCGGAGATTGTGAGAAATGTTGGTGAAAAATCTTGGGttatggatgatttgaatggcAGGCTGGGGTTCTTGCAGAAAGAGATGCAGGGTCTTGTTCCGGGCAGGGTTTCGAATTGCAGCTATCCTAATTCTATTTGGGATATTAGTCAG GATGGTTTGCTTCTGAGCTCACATTGCACGTTGTACAAATCTGCCATCGAGGAGGTGAGAATATGGGGATGGCCTTTGCAGACAGCTGGGTTGCTCACGAGTGGGTTTTCTTCCCGGTCTTTCACAATCTTATCCGGCAAAGTCACGGAGGTAAAGCTAAAAACTTTTGAG TGGTCGGATGGAAAGGTTGGCGGCTATGTGATTCGGGAGCCAAACACTTCGTGGGTGCAGAGAACTTGGGGTGCCTCAGCTGTGAAGCTAGATCCGAATACATGGATTCTTGAGTATCGGTGGAGCACGACATTTGATAACCAAAGATTGGTTTCAGCAGCAATAGCCTTCTTTAAGAATATGATCTCCAGGAAGCTTGGAAAGATGCAGCAGAAGTTTTGGATCTTAGCTACTTTTGGCAACAACCAGTACCTTGAAAGTTCTGCAAACTACAACATCAAAATCCCAACCTAA
- the LOC103403931 gene encoding uncharacterized protein: MIPPFGKNNHPIRILIPTQGWTAFSRRRASFIFLLILCQSLYFFCTTTTTASAAAVAATETAQTMKVHPMPRKRNITVQYSSRNSLSEAQALLGPNHKKLRRLPHVFSRVLELPFRSDADVLVQENPDCFRFVAEADNIGDDVRAHTVEIHPGVTKIVVRESGSVELTLDELELDMWRFRLPESTRPELASAVFVGGELIVTVPKAEGLGNSDGGDGGGEVWGGGDGNGGGGFRGGTAFIPIPRARQLLDGYKMNISLLFLVLI; encoded by the exons ATGATTCCTCCTTTTGGTAAAAACAACCACCCAATCAGGATTCTGATTCCCACCCAAGGTTGGACTGCCTTTTCCAGAAGAAGGGCATCTTTCATCTTTCTATTAATCTTGTGCCAATCCCTCTatttcttctgcacaaccacCACCACTGCCTCAGCCGCCGCCGTTGCTGCCACTGAAACAGCCCAAACCATGAAGGTCCACCCCATGCCCAGGAAGCGCAACATCACCGTCCAATACAGCTCAAGAAACTCACTTTCTGAAGCGCAGGCACTTTTGGGGCCGAACCACAAGAAGCTCCGCCGTCTCCCCCATGTCTTCAGCCGGGTCCTGGAGCTCCCCTTTCGATCCGACGCCGACGTTCTGGTCCAGGAGAACCCCGATTGCTTCCGATTTGTCGCCGaagccgataatatcggcgacgACGTCAGGGCCCATACCGTCGAAATCCATCCCGGGGTGACCAAAATCGTCGTTCGGGAAAGTGGGTCGGTGGAATTAACGTTGGACGAGCTGGAACTCGATATGTGGAGGTTTAGGCTGCCGGAATCGACTCGGCCCGAGCTGGCCAGCGCGGTTTTTGTTGGCGGGGAGCTTATCGTGACGGTGCCGAAGGCCGAGGGCTTGGGGAATTCGGACGGTGGTGATGGTGGCGGAGAGGTTTGGGGCGGTGGCGACGGGAATGGGGGCGGGGGTTTCCGAGGAG GTACTGCCTTTATTCCAATACCAAGAGCCAGGCAGTTACTCGATGGTTATAAAATGAACATCTCTCTGCTTTTCTTAGTTCTTATCTGA
- the LOC103403929 gene encoding pentatricopeptide repeat-containing protein At4g14820 — MSSLPHTTLALPPHPNPYPNTPATLSTAVSFARSLTHLRQVHAQILKSNLDRPDSLLFNLLLSSCTLSPSLHYPLSIFNQIHKPQIHLCNKLLREFSRRAEPDKALLVYERMRREDVGVDRFSIPPLLKAVARASALSEGMEIHSVAWKLGFHSDPFVETGLVRMYAACGRIMDARLVFDKMSRRDVVAWSIMINGYCQSGHFDTAFRLFEEMKNSNAEPDPDEMILSAILSACGHAGKLAYGKAIHDFIMENDIVVDSHLRSALIAMYAGSGSMDLAQQLFDKTSQKNFVVATAMVSGYSKLGRVEDARLIFDQIVEKDLVCWSAMISGYAESDRPQEALRLFAEMEASGLRPDPVTMLSVVSACGHLGALDQAKWVHLYVDKNGFGRVLSVNNALIDMYAKCGNLEKATEVFDNMRRRNVISWTTMISAFAIHGEASNALNFFNQMKDENFEPNGVTFVGVLYACSHAGLVEEGRRVFESMIDEYNITPKHEHYGCMVDLFGRAGLLREALEVIEAMPFAPNVVIWSSLMAACQIHGETELGEYAARQLLELEPDHDGALVALSNIYAKQGRWEDVGIVRKTMKSSGISKERGYSRIELNNKVHEFLMADRSHKQADQIYEKLDEVVSEVKLVGYTPNTSCVLFDLEEEEKKEAILLHSEKLALSYGLISKKQGSSIHIVKNLRICEDCHTFMKLASKVYEREIIVRDRTRFHHYKHGLCSCKDYW, encoded by the exons ATGTCCAGCCTTCCCCACACCACCCTAGCCCTCCCTCCCCACCCGAACCCGTACCCTAACACACCCGCAACCCTCTCCACCGCCGTATCCTTCGCCAGAAGCCTCACCCACCTCAGACAAGTCCACGCCCAAATCCTAAAATCCAACCTCGACCGCCCCGACTCACTCCTTTTCAATCTCCTCCTCTCCTCCTGCACCCTCTCGCCGAGCCTCCACTACCCTCTTTCCATCTTCAACCAAATCCACAAACCCCAAATCCATTTGTGCAACAAGCTCCTGCGCGAGTTCTCACGACGCGCTGAGCCCGATAAGGCCCTTTTGGTGTATGAGAGGATGAGGAGGGAGGATGTGGGGGTGGACAGGTTCAGCATTCCGCCGCTGCTGAAGGCGGTGGCCAGAGCTTCGGCTTTGAGTGAAGGGATGGAGATTCACAGTGTAGCTTGGAAGTTGGGTTTTCATTCGGACCCGTTTGTGGAGACCGGGTTGGTCAGAATGTATGCCGCTTGTGGGAGGATCATGGATGCACGGTTGGTGTTTGATAAAATGTCTCGCAGAGATGTGGTTGCGTGGAGTATTATGATTAACGG GTACTGTCAGAGTGGCCATTTCGACACCGCATTCCGCCTGTTTGAAGAGATGAAGAACTCTAATGCGGAGCCAGATCCAGATGAGATGATACTTTCTGCCATTCTTTCAGCTTGTGGTCATGCTGGAAAGTTGGCTTATGGGAAAGCAATCCATGACTTCATTATGGAGAATGATATTGTGGTTGACTCTCATTTACGGAGCGCACTTATCGCCATGTATGCAGGTAGTGGCTCTATGGACTTGGCTCAGCAGTTGTTTGACAAGACATCACAAAAAAATTTCGTAGTTGCAACCGCAATGGTTTCTGGGTATTCAAAACTGGGACGGGTTGAAGATGCGCGTTTGATTTTTGACCAAATTGTTGAGAAGGACCTGGTCTGCTGGAGCGCCATGATATCTGGTTATGCAGAAAGTGATCGACCTCAAGAGGCTCTTAGATTGTTTGCTGAAATGGAAGCTTCGGGGTTAAGACCTGATCCAGTGACCATGTTGAGTGTCGTTTCAGCTTGCGGTCATCTTGGTGCACTGGATCAAGCTAAGTGGGTTCATTTATATGTTGACAAGAATGGATTTGGCAGAGTTTTGTCTGTCAACAATGCGCTGATTGATATGTATGCCAAATGCGGGAACCTGGAAAAAGCAACAGAGGTGTTTGACAACATGAGAAGAAGAAATGTGATATCTTGGACCACCATGATTAGCGCCTTTGCGATACATGGGGAGGCTAGTAATGCACTAAACTTCTTCAATCAAATGAAAGATGAAAATTTTGAGCCGAATGGGGTTACATTTGTGGGTGTGCTTTATGCTTGTAGCCATGCGGGGTTAGTTGAGGAGGGTAGAAGAGTCTTTGAATCGATGATCGATGAATACAACATCACTCCGAAACATGAGCACTATGGATGCATGGTTGACCTCTTTGGTCGTGCCGGTCTTTTGAGAGAAGCTCTTGAGGTTATAGAGGCAATGCCCTTTGCACCGAATGTTGTCATTTGGAGTTCTTTGATGGCTGCTTGTCAGATTCATGGTGAGACTGAATTAGGAGAATATGCTGCAAGACAGCTTCTTGAGCTGGAACCAGACCATGATGGAGCCCTTGTGGCATTATCAAACATTTACGCAAAACAAGGAAGATGGGAAGATGTTGGCATTGTGAGGAAAACAATGAAAAGCAGTGGTATATCTAAGGAGAGGGGGTATAGCAGGATAGAACTAAACAACAAGGTACACGAGTTTTTAATGGCGGATAGAAGTCATAAACAAGCAGATCAGATCTATGAAAAATTAGACGAGGTAGTTAGTGAGGTGAAGTTGGTTGGTTATACTCCCAACACGAGTTGCGTTTTGTTTGAtttagaagaggaagaaaagaaggaagCGATTCTCTTGCACAGTGAGAAGTTGGCTCTTTCTTACGGTTTGATAAGTAAGAAGCAAGGTTCAAGCATTCACATAGTTAAGAATCTCCGGATTTGCGAAGACTGCCATACTTTCATGAAGTTGGCTTCAAAGGTGTATGAGAGAGAGATTATTGTCAGAGATAGGACTAGGTTTCATCACTACAAACATGGTTTATGCTCTTGTAAAGACTATTGGTAA